From the Rhinoraja longicauda isolate Sanriku21f chromosome 20, sRhiLon1.1, whole genome shotgun sequence genome, the window TTGCACACCTCTCTCCAGAATGCATCATTTTCAATCTCATGCGTGCAACAAAAAATCTGTCATTTCCGGGGTAAAGTTACAAAGCACCGGGTTTCATTCAGAATTTAACGTGTGAGTGGTAGCTTTGATTATCGGGATTTGTCCCGTTTCTCCTTCATTTAGTCACctttctcccctgtgccccacctggaaccgcacctatttctcctctccccctttcattcctctagcttcacaactcttcaatagtTTTGTTACACTTTCAGTGTTTTCACGTGAAaacaaagaaggaactgcaggtgctgatttacaataACAAAAAGGACACACTAAGCGCTggggtgggtctgaagaagggtccctacctgaaatgttgcctattcatgacctccagggatgctgtcgcaCTTTGTTTCTCCAGCAcaaagttactcctgcactttgtgtcttgttttttgtcttttcatctctggcctttgtccaactatttgCCTAttaaccccacccccctcacctgtgtccacctatcacttagtataagaaaataactgcagatgctggtacacatcgatttattcacaaaaagctggagtaactcagcaggtcaggcagcatctcgggagagaaggaatgggtgacgtttcgggtcgagacccttcttcagactgaagaagggtctcgacccgaaacgtcacctattccttctctcccgagatgctgcctgacctgctgagttactccagctttttgtgaataaatccacctatcacttgccaggctttgtcctgccttctcctctcatccagctttctccctcaccctccataataatcagtccaaagaagggtctcgacccaaatagtCACCTATgcatatctccagagatgctgcctgatctgctgagttactccagcactttgtgccctttttagaATAAAATGAGATTGTGTGAAATGGTGGGTGTGGTCCACTCAAAGGGGTCTGTTTCTTACCGAGTACCTCTATTATTTTATGCCCAGCAGGTTTGCGTGTTATGCGTTGGTTTGTGTGGTTGTGATTTCCAAAGGGAAGGAGGGATTGGTTCATTAATCCATGGGGGTTtatgagaataatcccaggaatgatctGGCCAACtgatatgaggagcgtttgaaggctctgggcctgtactcggtggagttttgaggatgagggggaacctcattgaaacctaccggataatgaaaggcctcataggagagtctaggatcagagggcttagcctcagaataaaaatatatatctttagaatggagatgaggaggcgtttctttagctagagggtggtgaatctgtggaattaattgccacagttgGTTGTGGCCAGGTCATTAGGCATTATTAAAGTgagcagcatagtggtgcagtagcagagttgctgccttacagcgccagagacccggtttcgatcctgacatctggtgccgtctgtacagagtttgtacgttctccctatgatcgcctgggttttctccgggtgttctggtttcctcctacactccaaagctgtgcagatttgtaggttaattggtttctgtaaattgcccctagtgtgtaggatagaactagtgtacgagagtGATCGCTGCTCTGTGTGGACTTgatggaacgaagggcctgtttccacgctgtatctctaaagcaaaaaacgaagattgacaggttcttaattaggatgggcgtcaaaggttatgtggaGCAGGCGgttgaatggggttgggagggaaaaatagatcagccatgaatgaatggcagagcagacatgatgggctaaatggcctaattctgctcccaggtCTTACGGTGGGGCCTGTGGGAGTTGGGCTGTTACTCACAAACCTGTGTTCAGTCATACAGAGTGTTGGCCACTGGAGAGCTGAGTGCGAAGGCGTTGGCAGCAGATATCCACCGGGCGATTGCCACTGAGAAAGTAGACGGCACCTGCTGCTACGTTGCAAAATACGAAGGTAATGGAACAGATGGGCAGccattatcacctaccccacagccaacaatggactattgtgggctccacccttccttgatcatcattgggaTTTGCATatctaattcatttgttctatttacctactatctctctcgattccctttccccattatgaagggtctcaaccagaaatattacaatttccttttctccaggtatgctgcctgacccactgaattactccagcttcttgtgtctatcttcagccattttacaatgtttagtttagtttattgacaaatGTACCgaggtgaaaaactttttgttgcgtgctatccagtcagtggaaagactatacatgattacaatcaagccgtccactgtgtacgtatacaagataaagggaacaacgtttagtgcaagataaagtccagtaaagtctgattaaagatagtccaagggtttccaatgaggtagatgggaggtcaggaacgttctcgagttggtgagaggatggttgagttgcctgataacagctgtgaagaaatggtctctgaatctggaggtgtgctttttcacctcttgcccgatgggagaggggagaagagggagtgaggcaaatccttgattatgctggtggccttgccgaggcagcgttaagtatagatggagtcaaaggaagggaggttgatttgcatGATAgtttgggctgcatccacaactctgcaatttcttgtggtcttggatggagtggacAAATACAAAAAGTGGAAGAGTTGTGCCTCGTGAGAGAGGTTGTCAAAGATTCAACAAGATATAGATTGGAAATATTTGTggagaaattgcagatggagtttaatctgaacaaGTGTGATTGCTACAATGTGGGAGTAAAATGTAAGAGAACATATACTGTGAATGGCAGGAgccctgcagtgccagagacccaggttcgatcctgactacgggtgctgcctgtacatagtttgtacgttctccatgtgacagcatgagttttctcctagtgctccggtttcccctcatagtccaaagatgtactggtttgtaagttaattggcttcagtaaattgtcccacgtgtgtaggatagaatagtgttcgggtgattgttggtcggtgtggactcggtgggccgaagggcgtttccactctatctctaagctaaacaaaaaaaaaatcttgtgctgcaagtccacagctccctgaatatAGTAAGACAATTGAATGGGTGGTGGAAAAGGCATATGGTACGCTTGCTACAGGTGTTGAATATAAAAGTCGGAGTGTCATATTGCAGGTTTATAAAACTTTATTAGGCCAcattggagtattctgtgcaaaTCTGGTTGCTTTATTACAGGAGAGGTGTGGAGCCTTTGGAGAGTGTGCCAAGAggctcaccaggatgttgcctggatgggagggtattagctataaagagaggttggataaattTAGACACTTTTCTCCAGAGTGTTAGAGGCGGAGGGGAGACAAAATGGATGTGCGTTAATTTATGGAGGCATAGTTAGAGGAGGTAGAGTGTATTTTCTAGGGTGGAATTATCACATTCTGGAGGGTATTGCTTTGGGGTGAGAGGGCGGAAAGTTTATAGGAGGTGTGTGGCAcaagcagtgttgcagtgctaatgttttaggtgccggagctgtcactggtgccggggcgaccgctgttaaattccccgctggttaaaattccccgctgtttattttggctttttttaaaaacagaggtgccggagcggcgctccagtgagctccggCAACACTGCACCCCTGGGCACAAgacttttacacagagaatggtgggggcctagaacgagctgcctgggatggtggtagaggcaggtacgacagtggcgtttaagagacttttagataggctcatgatatgcagggagtggagggatatggatcacgtgcacgcagaggagattagttaaccTGGCGTCAttatcagcacagatattgtggggccaaagggcctgttcctgtgctgtattgttctctctcgagatgctgcctgacccgctgagttcctccagcattttgtgtctaccttcgatttaaaccagcatctgcagttttttttcctactgtatTGTTCTCTGTTCTAACTAGTTGAACTGTTGGGTTACTGAGTGTTTTGTGGTTGTTGCCAGATTCGCCATACCTCTGGGCACGACTGGATCGAAAACCGACCAAGCAAGCTGAGAAACGATTCAGGAAGTTTCAGTCCTCAAAGTCGGGCTCTGGTAATGAcaatcctcccctcccacccgtcgGTACGGGCACCTTCCCCTGCGACAATCAGTCAACAGGAGCGTggaaacaagtttagtttagtttagagatacagcgtgaaaacaggcccttcggcccaccgaatccgtgatgaccagcgaccccctacacacactagggtcaattttacattgatacaaagccaattaacctacagacccgtacgtctttggactgtgggaggaaaccgaagatctcggagaaaaccccgcacaggtcatggggagaacgtgcaaactctgtacaagcacccgtagtcagggtgtaaggcagcaactctaccgcttcgacccaactcgcccacgttaatcaacgtgccccatctacatgagtcccactgcCTGCGtttgtgggactcgtgtagacctgtcctatctatgtacctgtctactgtttcttaaacgttgcgatatttcctgcttcaactacctccggtagcttgttccatacacccaccgctctctgtgtaaaaaaagttaccccttaggtcaggttccaattaaatcttttcccccctcaccataaacctatgctctcgggttcttgattcctctactctgggcatctacccgatctattcctcataattttatacacctctaaaggcagaaaaggtggaggggaggagggagtgcagtggatggtgtgtgatgggatgtaaaggaaggtactatcacaacatttaagctgctggaggagatagttgaggcaggtactataacaacatttaaaagatattgggacaggtacgtggataggaacggtttagaggggtatgggaaacacaggcaggtgggattagttagatgggacgttggtcggcgtgggtaggTTGGgttgatgggtctgtttccatgctgtctgactctgactCAAAGCGAGGGTAACTAATGGTGCAAGGTAAATGGAGAGGCTGCTCGTGCGGCAAGGGATTATGAATGGCAACACCTGAATTGGTACAAACAGTTGGTGTCTGAAAACTAAAGGGAATGCTTTGCAATATGAAACTGAATCTCAGATACAAGTCCTGAGGTGTTGGCAAGTTAAAGCCAGGTTTGATTAGTTTGAAGTCAGTGAGAAGGAGAGACCACAAGAGGTGAGAggagcaacgtttaaaggagatgtgtgggacatgttttttacacagagggtagtgtgcctggaacacgctgctgggAGTGACATAGTACATGGTGTAACAGCGGACATTTCTTCCTCAGAGTTCACTTGGAACTTCCGTGAAGACTTCCGGACAGTCCCAGAGGCCTGGATTCCGGCACACGGAGTGGCCCAGTCAGATGGCTGCCCGCTGCCAGATGAGAACGGACACATTCCCGGTGAGAAGGGACATGTTTTACTTCACACTGACGGCCCTGCCGTAACTTACTGCGATGTGTGTCgtaaatgtttgtccttgctcccCAAGGTTGGATTCCAGTGGAGAAGGGAAGTAAACAGCACTGTTGGCATCTCTCCTCCGTGAACTATGAGACGGGATCCGCCCTGGTCTTGCGCCCGCACTCTGGGAAGAATCTTCTAGAAATTACCATTGTTCCCTTAATGGAGCTGCTTGAACAGACATTGGAGCTCGTGGGAACTCACATTAATGGCAATCCGTATGGTAGGAACACTTCTACTGTGAACTTCGTaactttaaaaaactttaaatatAAAAGAAATTGTAAaagttattttaaatgttttaactttttaATCACTTTTCAaaccttttattttaattttattgacTTTTTTTAATAActcaaattttttattttattataacATTTTATaactttggaaacttttaatttaaattgtttTACTTTTTTAATAACTAAAaaacttttattttcatttttactCTTAATACCGTTTAAACTTTTATTTTTTATAACTTTTGAAACTTTTTATTGGCATTTTTAACTTTTATAACTTTTGAAACTTTagcttttaaatttttttaatatcttttcaaactttttattttacttttttaatgttttaataacTTTAAATTTTTAATAGTTTTTAATTATAGCATTAAATTTTTTTAATCTAAATTTATTGAACGATTTAAAACTtattttaactttttaaaaacttAATTCAACTTTTATATATTCATTCAAAGGATGTGGACTTCACTGTGGAGCCAACATTTAATGGTCTGTCTCTAGtggccttgagaaggtggtggggagctgccttcttgaaatgCTGCAGTCCTTGAGGTGTGGGTATCACCCACGATAGTGTTAGGAAGGGAGTTCCCGGACTTTGGCCCAGGGACAGTGAAAGATGGCGTGTGGCTTGGAGGCTAAGTTCCCAtgacctgttcccgtgctgtttgactccatgcAGCTCCCAGAGCCGTCCCGAGACTGTGAAAGGAACCACGTCCTTTTATTTAACCAACTTCGAGGATCACCTTCTCCAAACTGGTGCGGGGACTTGAAGGAGTCACGAGTCGCTCCAGCGCTTCGTGACTTGCTCCAGATCCCAACCTCAGTTCCTTGTGCCTGGCTTCTTTACAATGCTGGCTTTCCCTTTCCCCGTGAGATGAAGGTCCTTCCCTTCCAGTGGTGGAGATATCGAGGTAGATATTTGTCTCACCTCCGCTCCTGGTCCCGTGGTTCTGTGGCGCACGAATGGGAAGCAGAGAGCGGTGGCATTGACgatctctctccacccccatcccctctcctcaggCCTCGGGAGCAAGAAGCGACCCCTCCACCTCCTGGTTTGCCATGGGTCTCTGCCAATCGAGAACCCGCCGCCTCTGGAGCTGATGGACATGGCCGCCTGGTTCAAGGAGAGCGAGACGGCGCGGGTGGAAGGGATCGTGTGGCACTGTGCGGCCGGCACCCTCGTTAAAGTGAGTGAAACGTCAAAGATGGAGTTGCAGTTAGTGCCATCTGCACACGTACAGTGAGGgagggacaaggaactgcagatgctggattacaaaaaaacacaaggtactagagtaactcagtgggtcaggtagcatctctgaagaacatggataggtgatgtttcaggtctacgTCAGACTGACACCCTGGCAAGGATTAAGCTGGAGAGGATGTAGATAACCTGGTGGTTCTGGTAGAGGACTGTAGAGAACTTGGTTCAAGATTTTTAATTAAACTTTTTCatttatagtcatagtcatatggcacggaaacaggcctttccgcccaacttgcccgcgctggccaacgtcccatctacgctagtcccactgcccgcatttggcccatattcccctaAACTTtggtatagaaacaaggaactgcagatactggtttccacaaaaggacacaaagtgctggagtaactcagcagatcaggctccAGAGGTGCTCCGGCACTTTGTCACTCTAAATCTTGCTTATCCAAATGTCATTTATTATGTGATCTATGGATCTACAGTACACTCGATACTTGAGCACAGAATTATCAAAGACTGTTGTGTTTACAGACCAGTAATGCAGCTGCAAGGgtggcacagcaccagagacctgggtttaatcctgagcatgggtgttgtctggggcttagcacccctctgtgtgcctgggtcctggactttctcactgccaggccccaagtggtcaggatgggggaacacacatctagctccctcaccctgaacataggatccccccagggatgcgtccttagccccctactgaactccctgtacacacatgactgtggggccaggttcagctcaaactccatcatcaagtttgctgacgacactgtggtggtgggccggatctccaacaacgacgagaaggcctaccgggaggaggtggctgatctggcactctggtgtcaggacaatagcctcctcttgaatgtctctaaaacaaaggagctgaatgttgacttcagaagggctaaacactggagatagatgggtctactgtggatagggtgagcagttttaaatacttgggagtccgcatcacagaggatctgacgtgggcaacgcacattgccgcactggtgggtaaggctaagcagcgcctttaccaccttagacaattgaggaaattcagagtgtctctgaggatccttcattgcttctactctggggctgtagagagcatcctgttcggcaacattacagtctggtttgggaacagctctgcccaggacaggatggccttgcagagagtagtgcgttcggcagaacgcaccatgggaactacactcatccccctgcaggacctatacatcaggaggtgcagatccagagcaagcaagatcatgagggacccctgccaccccagtaacggactgttccccagagactaaatttttgtcaacactaatagtaacttattaactttatttatatgctgtaactgtaattctttttgtgcacaacccgcaggcattgccactttcatttcactgcacatcgtgtatgtgtatgtgacaaataaatttgacttgacttgacttgtacagtttgtacgttttccctgtgacctcgtgggttttctccaggtggcccagtttcctcccacattccaaagacatacaggtttgtaggttaattggcctctgtaaattgtccctagtgtgtgggatagaattagtgtgcgggtgattgttggtcggtacagactcgggctgaaggacctgtttccatgctgtacctctagactgttgtgcagctgcaagtaagaactttcTGTATTTAAGAatattctgtttcgggacataaaacactcttgacttgccgTTTGACCTTTGTGAAATGGGTTAATATTGATCACCGCCCTCCGCAGCTTCACCGATATCACCTTGGACTGGAGTGGCCGCTGCCAGACCCGTTCCTGGCCTGTCGCTCTGTGACCATTAATGTCGATCTCGCCAGCTTCCCGTGGGATTTTGAAACCAAGTCTCCCTTCGTATTCCTGGGGAGGCTTAACGGCAGGCGGTTTGACCGAGTGAAGGACATCTCGTGGGAGGACGTTGAGAGTTGACGTGGAACCAACATGGTGGCCCAGGAAGGTTGGGTGAGATGGTTGGCTGCTTCAAGCCTGGATTGGTTTACATGGACCTTGGGGACTAGTCTCACTCCGGACTGTTCTTCGTTCATGGGGGGGACTACCTGGTCTGTCTTTACGCTGATACCTGTTGTTGCTGCCATGGGGAACATTGAGGCAGTGTTGTTCTTACAAGAGCTGGAATGGAGATCAGTGGCACGTTGTTGCTGTGCTGAGGTAGCCGTGAGAAGTTGCTGAACCTCCTTGAACTATTTCCGTGGCTCATGAATGTCAGCGGTTAATCACACTCCCCATCTCCACAGGTAGCAGGGAAATCTGGGAGCTGCGTCTGATCATTTTAGATTAAACCGGACTTCACTGCCTCAGTCTCGCTAGCTCCaagtgtacattctcccagttagAGGCAAATTCCAATGTGCAGGTTGCTGTTTGAGTGTTAAAATGTTGTGATATGGTTGTGTTGCACATGTTAAAATCTGCTTGTGTTAAATCTTCCCCTTGGCTTGTCACATTTTAAACTTCAGTTTGACTACAGGCTGAttgtgtgtggcacggtggcgcagcggtagagttgctgcctcacagcgccagagagccgggttcgatcctgaccaggggggctgtcagtacagagtttttacgttctccccgtgaccatgtgggttttctccggtttcctcccacatcccaaagacgtgcaggtttgtaggttaattggcttctgtaaattgtccgtcgtgTACGGGGGtgttctctggcgatgtaagacaACAGCTCCACCGATTGATTTATAATTATTTGGGATGTGTTGTCGCTGGCATCTCTGCTGCCCCCGAAGGTGCTGGTGAGCCACCCTCTCCGACCACAACAGTCCTTATGCCCAGTGTTTGCAGCTTGCCCAGTGTCATCAGTATACAGTGCGATACAGGAAAACAGTGACTGTACACTCTAAACGTTTAAATCACACTTTGCAATGTCTTAAGGATGAGAAAACCATTAAACAGACCTGTGTCTTTGATTAATTTGGACCACTGCTTCATTATTCTGCCTCTGGCTTTATCAACATTAATATTTATCGATAGTGCTGCTGCTTTTTGTTTCCTGGATAGGAATTACTCCACaaaaccaagggtgctgtctgctgCCACCACAGTCAATATCATCTGAGGGATGAAGAAATGCAGAGAGTTGAGAgacaaattgcagatgctgcaatcttgagcaaaacacaagggctGGGGGAGCTCGGAAATGGACTGACgatgtttggggtcaggactCTTAGAAtagtttagtgtcacctgcactgaggtacagtgaaaagttttttgttgcgtgctatcctgtcagcggaaagactatatatgattatattcaagctgtccacaatgtacagatacgggataaagta encodes:
- the rlig1 gene encoding RNA ligase 1; the encoded protein is MHVFAVAPVQGALQGGCRKAMQRLGTVQQKIPCAFATELRDEPSTKRPGQSYRVLATGELSAKALAADIHRAIATEKVDGTCCYVAKYEDSPYLWARLDRKPTKQAEKRFRKFQSSKSGSEFTWNFREDFRTVPEAWIPAHGVAQSDGCPLPDENGHIPGWIPVEKGSKQHCWHLSSVNYETGSALVLRPHSGKNLLEITIVPLMELLEQTLELVGTHINGNPYGLGSKKRPLHLLVCHGSLPIENPPPLELMDMAAWFKESETARVEGIVWHCAAGTLVKLHRYHLGLEWPLPDPFLACRSVTINVDLASFPWDFETKSPFVFLGRLNGRRFDRVKDISWEDVES